The genomic segment TTCCTTCACAGACATTCAAGTTCCAGGGCGGTTTTACCTATTGGTTCGGTGGCGGTCTCGCTCCCAAGAATCTGGATGAAAAAAAGACCTCGCTGTAGCGAGGCCTTTTTTTATTGCAATAGACTCTAAACCTGCGTTTAGAACTTTGCGGTCATTTTGTGAACGAAAAAGCCTCGTATTAACGAGGCTTTGTAGTGAGAGCAAAGTTCATTTGTAGGTTCTAAACCTGCGTTTAGAACTTTGCGGTCATTATTAGAACTGATCGAGGAAGCGCTGGTCGTTGCCGGTGAGCAAGCCAATTTCCGGGATTGCATGGCGCAGCATGGCGATACGGTCCAGACCGAAGCCGAATGCAAAGCCAGTGAACTTTTCACCGTCGATACCGCAGTTCTTGAACACGTTGGGATCAACAGAACCGCAACCGCCGATTTCCATCCAACCGGTGCCCTTGCAACGACGGCAGCCTTCACCACCGCAGAACACGCAGCTCACGTCCATTTCAGCGGAAGGTTCCGTGAAGGGGAAGAAGCTGGGGCGGAAACGGGTCTTGACACCTTCGCCAAAGAGCTTGTTCATGAATACCTGAAGAACGCCCTTCAGGTCTGCAAAGGAAATGTTTTCATCCACAACAAGACCTTCGCACTGCTGGAACATGGGGGCGTGGGTAGCGTCGTTGTCAACGCGGAACACATGACCCGGAGCAATCATGCGGAAAGGCGGCTTGTGGGTTTCCATGTAGTGAATCTGGGTACCGCTGGTGTGGGTACGGAGCATCACCTTGTCATCCACGTAGAAGGTGTCCTGCATGTCGCGGGACGGATGATCGGGAGGAGTGTTCAATGCTTCGAAGTTGTACCAGTCGGTTTCGATGTCGCGACCGAAGTCCACTTCAAAGCCCATCTGGCTGAAGAAGTCGATGATTTCTTCGCGGACGTCGTACAGCGGGTGAGTGGAACCGGCGGGAATGCCTGCGCCAGGAAGGGTGGTGTCCACGCTACCGCTGGAGAGCTTCTTTTGAAGGGCTGCTTCGTTTGCGGTTTCAATAGCCTTTTCAATTTCTTCGGAGACGGCAACCTTTAGTTCGTTGACCAGCTTACCGAAAGCCGGCTTTTCTTCGGGAGGAAGAGTGCCCATCTGCTTCATCAGGTCGGTGACCAGACCCTTCTTGCCCAGATACTTCACGCGGAGATTGTTCACCGCTTCTTGATTCGTAAGGTCAGTTTGCGCAAGTTCTGCGTCAAATGCCTGCTTAACGTTATTAATAGCTTCCATAGTGCGGGAAAAGATAGAAAAATCTTGCCGGGCACAAGTACCGGTTCTACGCTCGGTATTTAATTTGCGCCGAGGATGTGGACGATTACGGGTTTGTTCTTGCCGTTCTCGGTCTTGTGGATGGTGAGTGCGCCGGTGGAGTCGTAACCGAATTGCTCGCCTACACGTTCACCGTCTATGTAGGTGAGGGAGTCTTTCAGAACGCCGTTCTTGTACCAGTTACGCCAGATGCCGTTACGCTTTCCGTTTTTCCAGGTCCCTTCGGAGGCGAGTTGGGGGAGGATCCCTTTTGCGTTACTGGTGGAATCTTGATTATAGAAACTGCGACTTTCGGTGTGCTCGCCATAGACCCATGTTTCTTCGTATGTTAAGTCGTGTCCTTCGCGTTTGTATCTCACGGTCCCATTCAGAACAAATTCTTCCGGACTTGTAGACATGGAACTGGATTTCATTTTCACGAAGGTGGATTCCGCACAGACTTCCTTTCCGCATACGCCGTAGTCCTGACGGTGATTCGAACCGTTTTCGTCTAGAATTTCAAGGCTTTCGACAATCTTGTTACCTTCGCTATCGAACCAGGTCCATACGGAATCTCGAATACCTCCTTTCCAAAACTCCTGCTTCATAATCTTGCCGTTCCCATAGAAAAGCGTTCGGGGACCGTGCTTGTGACTGCAATCCATTTGCGTTTCATTTTTTCCCATGGCGATGCAACGCTGGATATTTTCCAGTACTTTCACAGTCTTCCCGTTGGGATAGTACTCTAGATGTAGTCCTCCAGGGAATCCATTACGACAATGATCTTCGATTTCGAGATTCCCGTCAAAGGAATATTTTTTTAGGACGCCTTCCGGAACTTTTCTAAAACAGCTGTTCTCTTCGGCAATTTTTCCGTTGTTGTGCCATTTCTTCCAGACTCCGATGGAATCTCCTTCGTCGCTGTAATGTTCTTCAAAGGCGGGGGAGCCGTCGGGAAAGATGCCGTAACAATCCCCAACCTCATGGTCGTCCTTATAATAGCGGGTGGACTGTTTTTTCTTGCTGCTAAAGAAGGTGTTCCATTCGCCTTCCCGCTTTCCTTTCTGGTAGTAGCCTTCCAGAACCACATCTCCCAGATAGGTCCATTGTCTCACAAGACCATGGGGCAGGTTGTCCTTAAATTCTACTTCTCTTTTCTTGATGCCATTATTGTACCATTCGTTCTGCTTTTGGATTTCCCCATCGGGATAGACCCAGAACGAAGTTTTTTTGGAACCGTCGGCGTATGTTTCCACCACTTGTTCTTCGGAACGCACGAAATGACATCCCCAAAGCAGGGATATAGTGCAAAAAAGACCGATAAAACGAGAGGTATGCATACAACTGAAAGTAGAAAATATTTAATTTCTAGAGGAAATGGACGAAAAGAACAAATCTATTGCAAGTACATTCAATACTAAAATCCGTACCTCCTGGGTATGGCTTGTTCTTGCCATTACAGTAGGCCTTACAATCCTGTTTTACGTTTCCCAGAAACCTCAGGTAATCGTGTACGCCAGCTTCACGAAGGCCCTGTCGGATTACCGCCTTCAGGAGGCGCATGTGATGCGATTGATGGATCGCGTCCGAGTGGGATTTGATGTGGACACCGTTGCAGTACAGGCCCAGTCCATGACGCTTCGTGAAATGGCGGTTTCCTATTCTCGCGAGGTGGACCAGCTTCGCAATCTTGGAGAGCGTGCTCCCTCTAATGAGACCGTAAATCGTTTTGAAAAGGAAGTGCTTGGGAAGGTGGCCAGCCTTCGCCGTTATGCCCATCGTCGCACCCTGTGGTTTGAATCTTGCACCAAGCTGGAACGCATCGTGGGAGAACAGCAGGATTCTCGAGTCCGCGATGGATTCCGCGAGGCGCTACACATGGCTCGAAGCGGTCGTATTGTCGTGGTGGGGCCCGAGGAATTGCAGGCTCTTCCGGATTCCGTCCGGGGGCCGATGGCGAATCTTTTCCAAGAAAATGAAGAGCTTTCCATGGCCTGGCGAAGCTTTGACAATGACATGGCTGCCGCCTATAGTGAAGACATGGGTCGTTTCTTCCAGCAGGAAAGTTTGGATGAAATGTCCTTGAAGTCCAGGATTCCCATGGCATTCTACTTCTTGTCCCTCGTGTTGCTCTTGTCTACTTTCTTCTTTGCACTTTACGCCCGTCGGTAGGTTCTCGTGTCCTTTTTCTCTCGCCGTAAACCTGTATTTTTAAATTTTGGCCTTCTGTTTATTTTTGTGGCGGGCTGGATTTTCTCCTATATGTCCCCTGCCATAAAGGGTATGCTTTCCAGTGACGGATTCATGCTGAAGGACTTCGAGATGGAAGACCAGCTGTTCTTTGGTACGGTGACTCGTGCTACGGTTCCCAGCATTTTTGGCGGTACCGACATTCCGTTTTTTGACAAGGTGAATTTCCAAATTAACGAGGATGAAAACGCCAACTTTGTTCTTTACGCTTCTCAGGAAATGCTGGACGAAATGTCCGAATGGTTTAGTTTTGGCGCCGTAAACGCAAGTGTCGTTCCTCTGGAAATTAGGGCTGCCCGATTGGATGACAATACCTATGTGGTTCATTCCCTCGCCTCTACCGATGGGGAGATGGATGTGGAATCCCTGGTGGTGAATTACCAGTTTTACTACGCCTTTGTGGGCTTGACTCTTGTTCTTGGCCTTGGGCTAGTGGGGGTGGCTCTGCTGATCCTTTGGTTCGCAGTAAGACGCCGCTAGTATTTTTTTATTCCCCAAGAAACGTCGTGTTTAGAACAACATATTATATCGCGATCGTACTTCTCGTTGCGATTCACTGTTGGGGCGCAACCATAAAGGATACTCTGGTGGTTCGCGCTGCCAGCGGGGCCGAAAGTCAGGTGGGCTTCTGGAAAAACGGGAACAAGACCGCTCCTGTGGCAGTATGGTTTCATGGGGGCATGACCAGTGGAAACTGCCAGAAGGGGCTGGTGGCCGGAGACGATCTTTCCCTCTTGTTGCCGAAGTATACCGTTATCAGCGCTTCCGCCTGCAGGGATAAACACTGGGTTGCACCTACGGCTATGGAATGGGTGGACGCTGCTCTGGATTCCGTTGCCGCAAGTCGCAAGAATCCGGTGAACGAAGTAAACCTCATTGGCGTTTCCGATGGTGCGTTAGGTGTAATTGCCTATTCCATGAACGGCCGCCGTAAGGTCAATTCCCGCACGTTGATTAGCTCCTTCGGGAAAATGCTGGGGGAGGCCTCTGCTGTCGCGAAGCACCCGCGGGCCAAAACGGGCAAGTGGCTTTTCCTTCAGGGTGGTTCCGACCGGCTTTACCCCTCTCAGGAAACTGTTCCCTGGATTGAAACTTTCTGTAGGAATGTGGGGGTGGAATGCGACCTGAAGTATGATCCGCAGGGTGAACATGACTGGTTGTATTGGAAAAACAACCATAAAGACTGGATTTTGAAACTTTTTTAAGAAAAATTGGTCTTCGCCCCTTGACAAAATCATAAAAAATTACAAAATTTGGCACACTAACCTGCGGATGTGGCGGAACTGGTAGACGCGCTAGATTCAGGTTCTAGTGATCGCAAGGTCGTGGAGGTTCAAGTCCTCTCATCCGCACTGAAAAAACTCATCGGAAACGATGAGTTTTTTTTATATAAAAACGAGATGCAGAGGGCGGGGCTGTCCCCCGCCCTCGAGCTCCCGCCCCCAGCTAATGATGCGCTTTGCTTATCATTAGCGGTGTTTTCGGGATGTTTCGTCTGGGCATTTCTTGAGGAAGGCGGGGGCTGTCCCCGCCCTCTGGACTCCCACCCCAGCTAATGATGCGCTTTGCTTATCATTAGCGGTGCGCTTTTTCTAGCTTTGTCTTTATGAATCCTGCGGACGATAGTTTTGAAGAGTTCTTCACCCAGGCGTTTTCTACGGAAACGCTGGAGGGTGGCTGTTGCCGCCTGGTAGGGATTTCTTTGTCGGACCTGCGGGAAACGGAATGCTGCGACGAGTCCCGAGGTATGGGCCATCGGGAGAATCGCCCGATGTCGCCGGAGGCTGTATTCCAGCTGGTGCGGAACTCGGAAGACTTCCTGGCGGAACACCTCCCGTGGGTGCGGGGCGTTACCGTCCCCGAGATCGCCAAGCGGATGCGCAGCTGGATTTTTGCGGAACAATACGGACAGGGCGGTTGCTGGGGCATATTCCCGAAGGTTCCTGCGACGGAGCCTACCTGCGGTAAGTCTGATGAATTGGCCGGCTTTATCATGGCGGAATTCAACTTGAAAAATCATTCCGCAGCCCTTAGCTACTGGCTTTCTAAGGATTATACAGGTCGCGGTCTTATGACGGATGCCGTGAGGACTCTTTCCCGATACTGTTTTGTCGTTTTAAAACTGAATAGATTGGAGCTTTCTGTATCCGTGACGAACGAAAAAAGTCGTGCTCTTGCTACCCGCTGCGGCTTCCTTGAAGAAGGAATAAGTCGCGATTTTGAACGAATAAACGGCATTTTTGTGAATCATTGTCGTTTTTCTCGCCTGGCTCGGGACGAATAATCTCGTGGTTCCTAGTGGTTACAAATGTTTACTTGGGTAAACGGGATTCTTTAATTAGTTTTGCGATTTCGGCCGTTTCGCTTCTATCTTTTAAGTTATGGAAAATGGAGAAAAGAAGGTTTTAACTGAGCCCGATGTGCTGCAGTACACGAACTATCGCGTGTACCTTCGGGACTATTACGAATACAAGAAGTCGACAACAGCCGCCTTCAGTCTTCGCTTCTTTGCGGAAAAGGCTGGTCTTTCCAGTCATGCCCATTTGAAGCTGACCATCGATGGCAAACGAAATATCACCAAGAACACGGTGACTAAGCTGATCCACGGACTTGGTCTTGAAAATCAGCGCGCTGCTTATTTTGAAAGTCTGGTATTCTTTAACCAGGCAACTACCGACGAAGACAAGAAAGTTTACTACGCCCAGCTGGTAAAGGCTAGCCCCCGTTCCAAGCTTCATAAGATGGACAAGGCCCAGCTGCGTATCTTTAAGGAATGGCATCATTCCGCAATTTTGGAAATGGTGGGTCTCAAGGACTTCCGTCCTATCCCTGACCAGATTTCCAAGCGCCTCCGCGGTCTTATCACTCCCGCACAGGCCACTGAATCCCTGAACCTGCTGTTGGAACTGGGTCTTCTGGTGAAGACTGCCAACGGTTATCGTCAGAGCGATCCCCTGATTACTACCGACGACGAGGTCCAGGATATTATGGTGAAAATGTATCATAACCAGATGCTGGCTCTTTCCGCACGCATGCTGAATGACCTTCCGGGGCCCGAAAGAGACGTTTCTGCCCTTACTTTCGGAATTAAGCGATCGGATTTCGCCAATTTGAAAAAACATTTACAACTAATGCGAAAAGAACTACTAGATTTCTCTGCAAAAGCTGGAGAAGCTGAAGACGTTGTCCAAATCAACCTACAGCTGTTCCCTCTTACCCGAGGAGTGTGATGAGATTCTTTTTGCCAAAATTTCCCAGTGCGGTACTAGCAGGCCTGGCCCTTGTGGCCGGAGTCCTTTCTGGCTGCTCCGAGGACAAGACTGCTGGCATCGAGATTGGAAATCCGGATATAGCGGATAAGGATACGACCGATGTAGGTTCTCCCGAGGGGCCGGTCGTTGTGTCTGGTATTCCCTTGACCGCGGACTTTACAGTGGATTACGCAGAACTTGGAACTGTGGTTGCTACAAAGTCCCTGCTGAAGGCTGCTGCGGAAGACGAACCTGTACTGCTGGATTCCTTCGATCTTAATTTGACAGAAGTGCGTACTTATGCAAGCTACTATAAGTACATGGATGATTACGATGCTACCAAGGGTATGCGCGTATGGCCTGAAAGGGTTGAATCATCTTCTGACGAGGAACCGCTGGAAGATTCTTCTGCACTCCTAATCTCCTTTACGAAGGAAACTTACGTAGACGATGCCTTTAAGAATATCGACTTGATGGATGGCGGCTACCTGAAGGAAATCGGCGTGTCCTTTGCGCCTTATGTGGCTGACGATATCTACGGCCGCGTCATGATTGATGGAGAGTATGTTCCCTTCGTCTATGATTTGACTGACTTCCAGTCTCTGCAGTTGCGTTATCATTATTCTCAGATTGCAATCGATTCTGTGAATAAGGTCGCTAATTTGTCTGTGGTATTCCGCGCCAAGCTCTTTACTGAAGGTGTTGATTTCTCCAAGGCGAATATTTCTGAGGACGGCGTAATCTACATCGACCGAAAGAACAACTCGGATATCTGGGATGAGCTGAATGAACGATTTGTGCCTAGCTTCCAGCCTTTGCGCTACAATTATGTAAATGCTGCAAACGAAGATAGTACAGCCTATGTGGCTGACATCTGGAAGGGCATTGCGGCTGATGTGGGTGAGAACACCTTGATCAATGGAAACTTCAAGTCTCCCTTCACTACGGACTGGATTTTGGTGACTCAGTTTGGCGGCAAGGCTGATTCCTCTGTGATTGTGGAAAAGAATGGCGATCGCATCATGAAGGTGGATGTCACTGCAGGTGGTGACAGTTCCTTCAGTGTGCAGCTTCTTCAGGAAAATGTGGCACTCATTGCAGGAGTCAAGTACCAGTGTGTATTCACCATCTGGTCCGATGTGGCGGATTCCATTACCGCACGTATTGGTTCCTACGATACCTACAAGACGGTTGGTTTCTCTAAGCATGTCTATGTGGGCAAAACGGGACAGTCCATCCAAATCGAATTTACACCCGAAGTGACGGATCCCTTTGCTCGCTTTGAACTCAATCTGGGCAAGAAGAAACGCTGGTTCAAGATTAAGGATGTTCAGGTCCTTCGCCAGAATTAGATCACTGGTTTAAAGCAATGAAAATTCAGAAACGTCGCTAGTAAAATCTGGCGGCGTTTTCTATTTTTTACAGTACTATGGCAACTATTCCTACCCTCAAAGACAATCTCGTTATCGAGAATATCCGCCCCAATATCGAGGGCGGCCGTTTCATGATCAAGCGCGAACCGGGCGACACCGTCACCGTGCAGGCTGATATCTTCCGCCACAGCCACGAAAAGTATGATGCCGCCATCTTCTACCGCCATGTCCCCGCAGAAGGCAAGGCCAAGAAGACTGCAAAGACTGCCAAGGCCGCAAAGCCCGCCGCTGTCAAGTGGGAGAAGGCTCCCATGCAATTCGTGGATAACGACCTTTGGGAAGGCTCCTTCACCGTCAATAACATCGGTTATTACGAATATAAGGTTTGCGCCTGGACTGTGGAACCTAAGGATGTTCCCACCGAAAGCCCGGTGATGAAGCTTCGCGTGGACCCGTCCTACGCACGTACCGGCACCTGGTACGAAATGTGGCCCAAGTCTCAAGGCACCGATCCTACCAAGAGCGCTACCTGGAAGGATTGCGAAAACCAGCTGGACTACATTGCTAACCTGGGTTTCGATACTGTTTATCTGGTTCCCATTCACCCCATTGGCGTCACCAACCGTAAGGGCGCAAACAATGCTCTCCACGCCAAGACCGACAAGAAGGGCAAACCCCTGGAACCGGGCTGTCCGTATGCCGTAGGTAACAAGTTCGGCGGTCACTATGCAACCGACCCTGAACTGGGTTCCATGAAGGATTTTGAACACTTTGCCAAGGCCGCTCGTTCCAAGGGCCTGCGCCTGGCTCTGGACATCGCTCTCAACTGCTCTCCGGACCATCCGTACGTAAAGGAACATCCGGAATGGTTCTACCACGAACCCGATGGCAGCATTAAGTTTGCAGAAAACCCGCCCAAGAAGTACGAAGACATTTACCCCTTCGACTACTACAACAAGAATTACAAGGCTCTCTGGCAGGAAATCGAAAACATCATCCTGTTCTGGGCCGACAAGGGTGTTGAAATTTTCCGTATCGATAACCCGCATACCAAGCCCTTCCCCTTCTGGGAATGGCTCATCGCCGACGTGAAGGAAAAACGTCCGGAACTGGTGTTCCTGGCAGAAGCTTTCACTCGCCCCAAGATGATGCATCGCTTGGCAAAGTCCGGCTTTGACATGAGCTACACTTACTTCGCATGGCGTAGCGCCAAGTGGGAATTCGAGCAGTACCTGAAGGAACTGACCCAGTCCGACGCTAAGGAATATATGCGCGGTATTTTCTTCCCGACCACCCCGGATATCTTCCCCAAGTATCTTGCTTACAAGGGTGCAAATGCCTTTAAGCAGCGTTACTTCTTGGCTGGTACCTTGAGCAGCCTCACTGGTATGTACAACGGTTACGAACTCTGCGAAAATATTCCGTCTCCCATTAAGGAAGAACTGCAGGATTCCGAAAAGTACCAGTACAAGGTTCACAACTGGGCTGGCCCGGGCATTCAGGACTTCGTCCGCCGCGTGAATACCGCTCGCCTGGAACATCCGGCTCTGCAGGAATATGACAACCTGGACTTCCATTACTGTGCCAACGACCAGCTCATGGTTTACTCCAAGAGATCTGGCGAAGACGTTCTCCTGTTCGTCTGCAACATGGATATGGACAACGCCCAGGAAGGCATGGTGGAATTGGACATGGCTAAGCTTGGCCTGAACGAAGATTCCTTCTACTTCCTGAAGGACCTGCTCACCGACGAATCCTTCGTCTGGCGCGGCAGCAAGAACTTCGTCCGCATTGATCCGGCTAAGGCCCCCGGCCACCTGCTGGTTCTTAAGAGAATCTAAGGCTAGTTCCGCTGTCATCCCCGACTTGATCGGGGATCTAGCAATTCTAAACGTCGACGAAACCCGTCGGCGTTTCTTTGTTAGGAAAAATAGACTATATTGTTCATTGCTATGATTGATATTTATTCTCTCGCAAATCATCCTCTGGTTTTCCAGAAGCCTCGTACCATTACGTCTGCCTACATTGACGTGTCCGGAAAGATGGGCATTGCCCATACGGTCCTGATGGTGCAGGATAACTTCTGCGAAAATTTCGGCAAGATTAAGCAGGACAATTTTTTCGTGAAATCTAAGGGAGGCTACTGGGCCATTTCCAAGGCGAAGTTCAAGTTCCTGAAGCGCCCCTTTTGGGGGGATAAGGTGGTGACCACTTCTTTCCCAGCCCATACATCCTTGATCCGTACGGTGGAAAATACGGCGATTACCACGCCTGATGGTGAACCGATTGTCATTGCCATCCAGGAAGCCTGCTGCCTGAGTATTGATCGCCATCGCCCCATGAAATTGTCCGCGGTAGAATTCCCCACACAGGATCCGCCTACTCCCTTTATGGATGACGGTTTTGATAAGTTTAACGAAACTGCCCTCCGCTATGAGGAAATCTACCAGCAGAAAGTCTTGCCCCAGCATATTGACATGTCCCGCCACATGAACAATATTGAATACGTGAAGCTCGCTCTAAACGTCTTTAGCGTGGAGGACTTGGCTGTTTGCACTCCGTCGGAACTGGAAGTTCATTTCCTGGGTGAATCCCTGGAAGGGCAGGTGTTGACCGTCTCTCGTGCAGAACACAACGGCGCTACCTATATGAAAATTCAGGAAGGTGATCGTTCTGTATTTGAAATGAAAATCAGGATGATGTAGTCAAGTTGCATTTTTATGTGAACTACGTTACATAATCTTGAAGAAGATGCCTCATTACAAAATAATGAGGTATATTTTATTTAAACCGTTCCATAGAATGGGAAAAATTTAAAAAGAGAGAGGATATTATGAATAAGAAACTGACTTTTGCAGCTCTTGCGGCTGCAGCTGTTGCTGCATCTGCATTCACCTCTACCTCCATGCATTGGGATGGTTCCGATACTGAAGGTAAGGTGGTTACCGGTTCTGAAGAAGAAACCGCTGGTTACTGGTACGAATATACCGATAAGGACAACGACGGCGACTCCAAGATCGTTTTCCCGTCCGATGTTGAAGCGAATACCTATGGTAACTTCTACGGTCCTCTGGCCGAAGCATACGGTGGTATCAAGGCTGACGTTCAGATCGGTACCGCTTACGAATACGCTTTCGCAGGTTTCGGCTTCAACATCGTTTCCGAAAACCAGGAAGGTGCTGACATTACCTCTTGGGGAGGGATTTGTCTGAAATACAGCTCCACTGGAGGTTTTGCTATTGAGTTAGGTATTGAAGATGAAGCAAATACCACTGAATACAACAACTACAAGGCTACTGTTGCTAAGGCCTCTAACTCCGGTACTAGTATTGGTTGGGCTAAGTTCAAACAGGAAACTGGTTGGGGTAAGAAGGTTGACCAGGCTGAAGCTTTGACCAAGATCGCGGCTATCAAGCTGAAGTTCACTTCTTCCTCTGACTTCCTCCTGAATGAGATTGGCTCCGAGGGAACATGCGCTATGTATGCAATCAAGCCGATTGCTTCTCTGGGCTCTCTCAAGGCTCAGCTCAATGGCCGTACTCTCTCCTTTGGTAAGGCTGTGAAGGCTGAACTGGTTAACCTCCAGGGCCAGGTGATTGCTTCTACTAACGGAACCTCCATGGATCTTTCCAAGGTTCAGGCTGGCGTCTACATGGTACGTGCAGAAGGCCTTTCTCAGCGTATTCTGGTGAAGTAGTTTAACTTTAAACCATTAAAAAAGGGTTGCGGTTTTCCCGCAACCCTTTTTGCGTTATGAGAGTTTATTTAGAACTCTTGAAAAAATTCTGGACGATGAAAATCCGGCTTTTCAGTAGCTATGGGGAAGGCGCTTAGATAGTGCGGTGTGGAAGACTTGTCCCCGCATTTGTACAAGTTTCCGCGTAAGGTAAGTCCTTCAAAGGATTTCAAGCCGAATAGGCTGGCGGGAATTTTCACGTTCATTCCCCAGCAAATCAGGTTGCCGGCAACGCTTGCAATTTGCTTGGTGCGAATGACTTTGTCAATGAGTTCCTGAGGGAGAACTTGACGGTTGTTGCGGTCCGGACCATGGGCTGCTAGCAGGTAGCCACGACTTGTGGTCTCGAAGTTGAAGTATTCTTCGGGGTTTGCTGGATTCTGTAGGAAAATTTCTACACAGGAATCTTCCCAGCTTCGGCCGTTGTCTTCTCGAACTTCGGAACGAAAACATGACTCCGGTTCTTCTACGGAAAAGGTAACGTCTAGATAATCTGCAGAGATGCTCACATCTGCAAGAACCACGGGAAGTTGAATCCCTTGGTTGGCCGTCCAATTCAAATTTGCATTCAAGATCATACGTTGAATAATAGCAAAACAAACCAGTGATTATTAGCGATTAATCAGTGATTAATCAGCGGTGATCAGTAAAGATAAACTAACAAACTGCCGTTTCTGTCGTGATTTCGCCGTTTTTAAAATTGGCACAGGATTTGCATTAGGGGTGCATCCAATAAACAAACAAGGAGGCCTTATGGCTGAAGAAAAGAAAGAAATGGCGGCATCCTCTGCATTTGATTGCCTTGCCGTTACTAGCGTAAACGTCTATCCCTTTAAGGAAGGTCCGAGCCTGGGCCACATTAAGGGGCTTGCGTCTGTGGTTCTGAACGATCAGATGTTGATTCGCGGCCTGCGCGTGATGGATGGTGAAAATGGTCTGTTCGTGGGTTATCCCAATGATCCTTTCTATAAGGGCGAAGACTTCAAGACCATCTGCAATCCCATTACCCGTCAGCTTCGTGAACATATCGAGAATTGCATTCTCGAAAAGTATCAGGCTGCAATCGCTTAGTAGGTAGACCTTGTTCCGTCGAATCCGTTCTTATTGCTTGTTTGGGATAAAGGCCGTTCCTGTCTGCGTTGAAGTGGATGCAAGTCAGGGATTGCCGGGTTTTACTTTGGTTGGATTGCCGGACAATGCGGTAAGGGAGTCGAGAGAGCGTGTGGTTTCCGCCATCCGTTCCATCGACAAGGTGGTGACAGGTTTCCGTACCACGGTAAACTTGTCGCCCGCGGATTTGCGGAAGGAAGGTTCCGCTCTTGATTTGCCTCTAGCGATAGGCTTGCTGGTGGCTACAGGTGAAATTGAAGTTCCCGATTTGGATAAGCTGGTTTTTGCGGGAGAGCTGTCTCTGGATGGTTTGCTGAAGCCTGTTCGTGGGGCCTTATCCATCGCAATGGCTATGGACCGGAAGTCCGATAATATCCTTGTGATTCCATCTGCGAATGAGCCTGAGGTTTCCCTTGTGGAGGGTTTGCGTTATGTGTGTGCGTCATCCCTCAAGGAGTGTGTTGAAATTCTAGAGGTGGGTGCGGATCGTCGTGCCGTGTGGGCTGCGGGCTTGAAGTTCCGTACCGATGTGGCTGCATGCGGTCGTGATATTCCCGATTTCAAGAACGTGGTGGGAATGGATGGGGTTAAGCGGGCGCTGGAAGTGGCCGCTGCAGGAGCTCACAATTTTCTCCTGGTGGGATCTCCTGGTGCGGGTAAGACTCTCTGCGCTAAATGTCTTCCGGGAATTCTCCCCGAGATGTCGGACGATGAAATT from the Fibrobacter sp. UWEL genome contains:
- a CDS encoding GNAT family N-acetyltransferase; translation: MNPADDSFEEFFTQAFSTETLEGGCCRLVGISLSDLRETECCDESRGMGHRENRPMSPEAVFQLVRNSEDFLAEHLPWVRGVTVPEIAKRMRSWIFAEQYGQGGCWGIFPKVPATEPTCGKSDELAGFIMAEFNLKNHSAALSYWLSKDYTGRGLMTDAVRTLSRYCFVVLKLNRLELSVSVTNEKSRALATRCGFLEEGISRDFERINGIFVNHCRFSRLARDE
- a CDS encoding TIGR02147 family protein; its protein translation is MENGEKKVLTEPDVLQYTNYRVYLRDYYEYKKSTTAAFSLRFFAEKAGLSSHAHLKLTIDGKRNITKNTVTKLIHGLGLENQRAAYFESLVFFNQATTDEDKKVYYAQLVKASPRSKLHKMDKAQLRIFKEWHHSAILEMVGLKDFRPIPDQISKRLRGLITPAQATESLNLLLELGLLVKTANGYRQSDPLITTDDEVQDIMVKMYHNQMLALSARMLNDLPGPERDVSALTFGIKRSDFANLKKHLQLMRKELLDFSAKAGEAEDVVQINLQLFPLTRGV
- a CDS encoding toxin-antitoxin system YwqK family antitoxin, producing MHTSRFIGLFCTISLLWGCHFVRSEEQVVETYADGSKKTSFWVYPDGEIQKQNEWYNNGIKKREVEFKDNLPHGLVRQWTYLGDVVLEGYYQKGKREGEWNTFFSSKKKQSTRYYKDDHEVGDCYGIFPDGSPAFEEHYSDEGDSIGVWKKWHNNGKIAEENSCFRKVPEGVLKKYSFDGNLEIEDHCRNGFPGGLHLEYYPNGKTVKVLENIQRCIAMGKNETQMDCSHKHGPRTLFYGNGKIMKQEFWKGGIRDSVWTWFDSEGNKIVESLEILDENGSNHRQDYGVCGKEVCAESTFVKMKSSSMSTSPEEFVLNGTVRYKREGHDLTYEETWVYGEHTESRSFYNQDSTSNAKGILPQLASEGTWKNGKRNGIWRNWYKNGVLKDSLTYIDGERVGEQFGYDSTGALTIHKTENGKNKPVIVHILGAN
- the pheS gene encoding phenylalanine--tRNA ligase subunit alpha; translation: MEAINNVKQAFDAELAQTDLTNQEAVNNLRVKYLGKKGLVTDLMKQMGTLPPEEKPAFGKLVNELKVAVSEEIEKAIETANEAALQKKLSSGSVDTTLPGAGIPAGSTHPLYDVREEIIDFFSQMGFEVDFGRDIETDWYNFEALNTPPDHPSRDMQDTFYVDDKVMLRTHTSGTQIHYMETHKPPFRMIAPGHVFRVDNDATHAPMFQQCEGLVVDENISFADLKGVLQVFMNKLFGEGVKTRFRPSFFPFTEPSAEMDVSCVFCGGEGCRRCKGTGWMEIGGCGSVDPNVFKNCGIDGEKFTGFAFGFGLDRIAMLRHAIPEIGLLTGNDQRFLDQF
- a CDS encoding carbohydrate binding domain-containing protein encodes the protein MPKFPSAVLAGLALVAGVLSGCSEDKTAGIEIGNPDIADKDTTDVGSPEGPVVVSGIPLTADFTVDYAELGTVVATKSLLKAAAEDEPVLLDSFDLNLTEVRTYASYYKYMDDYDATKGMRVWPERVESSSDEEPLEDSSALLISFTKETYVDDAFKNIDLMDGGYLKEIGVSFAPYVADDIYGRVMIDGEYVPFVYDLTDFQSLQLRYHYSQIAIDSVNKVANLSVVFRAKLFTEGVDFSKANISEDGVIYIDRKNNSDIWDELNERFVPSFQPLRYNYVNAANEDSTAYVADIWKGIAADVGENTLINGNFKSPFTTDWILVTQFGGKADSSVIVEKNGDRIMKVDVTAGGDSSFSVQLLQENVALIAGVKYQCVFTIWSDVADSITARIGSYDTYKTVGFSKHVYVGKTGQSIQIEFTPEVTDPFARFELNLGKKKRWFKIKDVQVLRQN